A genomic segment from Etheostoma spectabile isolate EspeVRDwgs_2016 chromosome 11, UIUC_Espe_1.0, whole genome shotgun sequence encodes:
- the LOC116698044 gene encoding activin receptor type-1 isoform X2 — translation MTVEDMFLLALIVLVLPCSSLEGDISARNSECLCDGASCKNGDRCFGQQCFTSLSILNGTSVFQKGCIVGKEEGSSQCRSPPTPELVVECCYGDLCNMNVTLQSPVKDIEMSAGRPVLRDQECVCEGGVCERDHRCGGQQCFSSLKMIDGVAVQQKGCLRDDKEGRATCAMPPSSAHVVKCCQGHLCNMNVSVQAPGKEEEVKPLIKEEHQCVCEGSSCVTGSRCMGHQCFSSLTVSAGSQVYQKGCFKVYEQSTLTCKTPPSRDQIVECCHGHLCNMNSTVKLLKADELSSYSVTTLAIVIMAPIIVLIILSAIAILVFRRIHNNQMERLTSRDAEYGTIDGLIASNVGESTLADLLDHSCTSGSGSGLPFLVQRTVARQITLNECVGKGRYGEVWRGQWQGESVAVKIFSSRDEKSWFRETEIYNTVLLRHENILGFIASDMTSRNSSTQLWLITHFHEMGSLYDYLQLSTLDASSCLRMALSISSGLAHLHVEIFGTQGKPAIAHRDLKSKNILVKKNGQCCIADLGLAVMHFQDTNELDVGNNPKVGTKRYMAPEVLDDSIQMDCFESYKRVDIWALGLVLWEIARRTVSNGIVEDYKPPFHDVVPSDPSFEDMKKVVCVDQQRPNIPNRWFSDPTLTSMAKLMKECWYQNPSARLTALRIKKTLTKIDNSLDKIKTDI, via the exons ATGACGGTTGAGGACATGTTTCTTTTGGCTTTGATTGTCCTGGTCCTTCCCTGTTCTAGCTTGGAAG GTGATATCAGTGCGAGAAACTCTGAATGTTTATGTGACGGAGCTTCCTGCAAAAATGGGGACCGGTGTTTTGGCCAGCAGTGCTTCACCTCCCTCTCCATACTGAACGGGACATCGGTCTTTCAAAAAGGCTGCATTGTAGGTAAAGAGGAAGGGTCCTCACAGTGCAGAAGCCCGCCAACTCCTGAGCTGGTTGTAGAGTGCTGCTACGGGGATTTGTGTAACATGAACGTCACCTTGCAGTCACCTGTGAAAG ATATAGAAATGTCTGCTGGCAGACCAGTCCTCAGAGACCAGGAGTGTGTGTGCGAGGGTGGCGTGTGTGAGCGTGACCATCGCTGTGGAGGCCAGcagtgtttttcctctctgaagATGATTGATGGGGTGGCAGTCCAACAGAAGGGCTGCCTGAGGGACGACAAGGAGGGCAGAGCCACCTGTGCCATGCCACCCTCATCGGCCCATGTTGTCAAGTGCTGCCAGGGCCATCTGTGTAACATGAACGTCAGTGTGCAAGCTCCAGGGAAAG AGGAGGAAGTAAAGCCTCTGATCAAAGAGGagcatcaatgtgtgtgtgagggcaGCTCATGTGTAACAGGAAGTCGCTGCATGGGCCACcagtgtttttcctctctgacaGTCAGCGCCGGCTCCCAGGTTTACCAGAAAGGCTGCTTTAAGGTCTATGAGCAGAGCACGTTGACGTGCAAGACCCCACCTTCCAGAGACCAGATTGTGGAGTGCTGCCATGGCCACCTGTGTAACATGAACAGCACTGTGAAGTTACTCAAAG CTGATGAGCTATCCAGCTACAGTGTGACCACACTAGCTATCGTCATCATGGCGCCAATCATCGTCCTCATCATCCTCTCTGCTATCGCTATCCTGGTCTTCAGACGCATCCACAACAACCAAATGGAGAGACTAACATCGCGAGATGCTGAATATGGAACTATTGATGGCCTTATAGCATCCAATGTGGGGGAGAGCACGCTGGCG GATCTTCTGGATCATTCCTGCACGTCAGGAAGTGGCTCAGGACTCCCTTTCCTTGTTCAGAGAACTGTTGCACGACAAATCACACTCAATGAGTGTGTGG GTAAGGGCCGTTATGGTGAAGTGTGGAGGGGTCAGTGGCAGGGAGAGAGTGTCGCCGTCAAAATATTCTCCTCCCGAGATGAGAAGTCCTGGTTTAGAGAGACTGAGATCTACAACACGGTGTTGCTGAGGCATGAGAACATCCTGG GCTTCATAGCCTCAGACATGACCTCAAGGAACTCCAGTACTCAGTTGTGGCTGATCACTCACTTCCATGAGATGGGCTCCTTGTACGACTATCTTCAACTCAGCACTCTCGATGCATCCAGCTGCCTCCGCATGGCGCTCTCCATCTCAAGTGGCCTGGCACACCTCCATGTTGAGATCTTCGGCACTCAGGGCAAACCGGCAATCGCCCACCGAGACCTCAAGAGCAAAAACATATTGGTTAAAAAGAATGGACAGTGCTGCATTGCTGACCTTG GTCTGGCGGTCATGCATTTTCAAGACACCAACGAGTTAGATGTGGGGAACAACCCTAAAGTGGGCACAAAGCGCTACATGGCCCCTGAAGTGCTCGATGACTCCATCCAGATGGACTGTTTTGAGTCCTACAAGAGAGTGGACATCTGGGCCCTGGGTCTCGTCCTATGGGAGATCGCCAGGAGGACAGTCAGCAATG GTATTGTAGAAGACTACAAGCCACCTTTTCATGACGTGGTCCCAAGTGATCCCAGTTTTGAGGATATGaagaaggttgtgtgtgtggatcagCAAAGGCCCAATATCCCAAACAGATGGTTTTCAGACCCT ACTTTAACCTCCATGGCTAAACTTATGAAGGAGTGCTGGTACCAGAATCCCTCAGCCAGATTAACAGCCTTACGCATCAAAAAGACTCTCACAAAGATCGACAACTCTctggacaaaataaaaacagacatttga
- the LOC116698044 gene encoding activin receptor type-1 isoform X1 codes for MTVEDMFLLALIVLVLPCSSLEGDISARNSECLCDGASCKNGDRCFGQQCFTSLSILNGTSVFQKGCIVGKEEGSSQCRSPPTPELVVECCYGDLCNMNVTLQSPVKDIEMSAGRPVLRDQECVCEGGVCERDHRCGGQQCFSSLKMIDGVAVQQKGCLRDDKEGRATCAMPPSSAHVVKCCQGHLCNMNVSVQAPGKGSFAEEEVKPLIKEEHQCVCEGSSCVTGSRCMGHQCFSSLTVSAGSQVYQKGCFKVYEQSTLTCKTPPSRDQIVECCHGHLCNMNSTVKLLKADELSSYSVTTLAIVIMAPIIVLIILSAIAILVFRRIHNNQMERLTSRDAEYGTIDGLIASNVGESTLADLLDHSCTSGSGSGLPFLVQRTVARQITLNECVGKGRYGEVWRGQWQGESVAVKIFSSRDEKSWFRETEIYNTVLLRHENILGFIASDMTSRNSSTQLWLITHFHEMGSLYDYLQLSTLDASSCLRMALSISSGLAHLHVEIFGTQGKPAIAHRDLKSKNILVKKNGQCCIADLGLAVMHFQDTNELDVGNNPKVGTKRYMAPEVLDDSIQMDCFESYKRVDIWALGLVLWEIARRTVSNGIVEDYKPPFHDVVPSDPSFEDMKKVVCVDQQRPNIPNRWFSDPTLTSMAKLMKECWYQNPSARLTALRIKKTLTKIDNSLDKIKTDI; via the exons ATGACGGTTGAGGACATGTTTCTTTTGGCTTTGATTGTCCTGGTCCTTCCCTGTTCTAGCTTGGAAG GTGATATCAGTGCGAGAAACTCTGAATGTTTATGTGACGGAGCTTCCTGCAAAAATGGGGACCGGTGTTTTGGCCAGCAGTGCTTCACCTCCCTCTCCATACTGAACGGGACATCGGTCTTTCAAAAAGGCTGCATTGTAGGTAAAGAGGAAGGGTCCTCACAGTGCAGAAGCCCGCCAACTCCTGAGCTGGTTGTAGAGTGCTGCTACGGGGATTTGTGTAACATGAACGTCACCTTGCAGTCACCTGTGAAAG ATATAGAAATGTCTGCTGGCAGACCAGTCCTCAGAGACCAGGAGTGTGTGTGCGAGGGTGGCGTGTGTGAGCGTGACCATCGCTGTGGAGGCCAGcagtgtttttcctctctgaagATGATTGATGGGGTGGCAGTCCAACAGAAGGGCTGCCTGAGGGACGACAAGGAGGGCAGAGCCACCTGTGCCATGCCACCCTCATCGGCCCATGTTGTCAAGTGCTGCCAGGGCCATCTGTGTAACATGAACGTCAGTGTGCAAGCTCCAGGGAAAG GATCTTTTGCAGAGGAGGAAGTAAAGCCTCTGATCAAAGAGGagcatcaatgtgtgtgtgagggcaGCTCATGTGTAACAGGAAGTCGCTGCATGGGCCACcagtgtttttcctctctgacaGTCAGCGCCGGCTCCCAGGTTTACCAGAAAGGCTGCTTTAAGGTCTATGAGCAGAGCACGTTGACGTGCAAGACCCCACCTTCCAGAGACCAGATTGTGGAGTGCTGCCATGGCCACCTGTGTAACATGAACAGCACTGTGAAGTTACTCAAAG CTGATGAGCTATCCAGCTACAGTGTGACCACACTAGCTATCGTCATCATGGCGCCAATCATCGTCCTCATCATCCTCTCTGCTATCGCTATCCTGGTCTTCAGACGCATCCACAACAACCAAATGGAGAGACTAACATCGCGAGATGCTGAATATGGAACTATTGATGGCCTTATAGCATCCAATGTGGGGGAGAGCACGCTGGCG GATCTTCTGGATCATTCCTGCACGTCAGGAAGTGGCTCAGGACTCCCTTTCCTTGTTCAGAGAACTGTTGCACGACAAATCACACTCAATGAGTGTGTGG GTAAGGGCCGTTATGGTGAAGTGTGGAGGGGTCAGTGGCAGGGAGAGAGTGTCGCCGTCAAAATATTCTCCTCCCGAGATGAGAAGTCCTGGTTTAGAGAGACTGAGATCTACAACACGGTGTTGCTGAGGCATGAGAACATCCTGG GCTTCATAGCCTCAGACATGACCTCAAGGAACTCCAGTACTCAGTTGTGGCTGATCACTCACTTCCATGAGATGGGCTCCTTGTACGACTATCTTCAACTCAGCACTCTCGATGCATCCAGCTGCCTCCGCATGGCGCTCTCCATCTCAAGTGGCCTGGCACACCTCCATGTTGAGATCTTCGGCACTCAGGGCAAACCGGCAATCGCCCACCGAGACCTCAAGAGCAAAAACATATTGGTTAAAAAGAATGGACAGTGCTGCATTGCTGACCTTG GTCTGGCGGTCATGCATTTTCAAGACACCAACGAGTTAGATGTGGGGAACAACCCTAAAGTGGGCACAAAGCGCTACATGGCCCCTGAAGTGCTCGATGACTCCATCCAGATGGACTGTTTTGAGTCCTACAAGAGAGTGGACATCTGGGCCCTGGGTCTCGTCCTATGGGAGATCGCCAGGAGGACAGTCAGCAATG GTATTGTAGAAGACTACAAGCCACCTTTTCATGACGTGGTCCCAAGTGATCCCAGTTTTGAGGATATGaagaaggttgtgtgtgtggatcagCAAAGGCCCAATATCCCAAACAGATGGTTTTCAGACCCT ACTTTAACCTCCATGGCTAAACTTATGAAGGAGTGCTGGTACCAGAATCCCTCAGCCAGATTAACAGCCTTACGCATCAAAAAGACTCTCACAAAGATCGACAACTCTctggacaaaataaaaacagacatttga